The bacterium genomic sequence TAATCCAGTAAAACCCAGTTGCAGTTCTCGAATCCCTCGCGGTGGATCAGCTTGACGCCCTTCGGGGCGAGGTCGCGCTCGATTCGCTCGCACAACGCCCGGACGTGGTTGTCGGTGAACCCCGAGGCGATGACGAAGTAGTCGCTCATCGCCCCGATGCTCCTCAGGTCGAGGGCGACGACGTCCTCGGCCTTCCCCTCGTCGAGGCAGAGCGCGATGAGGCGGACCAGCTCCTCTCCCTCGGGCGGCGATTTCCGGATAGTGGTC encodes the following:
- the rsfS gene encoding ribosome silencing factor, with amino-acid sequence MTTIRKSPPEGEELVRLIALCLDEGKAEDVVALDLRSIGAMSDYFVIASGFTDNHVRALCERIERDLAPKGVKLIHREGFENCNWVLLDYFDVVVHIFRRPVRQYYDLERLWGDAPELELGL